Proteins encoded by one window of Chryseobacterium foetidum:
- a CDS encoding alpha-ketoglutarate-dependent dioxygenase AlkB family protein, producing MRQLSLFDTGEFYNFPLDLLEFRENFLTPEEANLLQAILLTKSPWKQTTQTMYDKTVLTPRLTAWYGDGEKAYKLGGSEFEVNSWTPELLSLKEKIEGKFGYEFNSVLLNLYRDNNDSVAWHRDKEKRYGERPVIASISLGETRKFDFRKLDDHSTRYSLPLPHGSLLIMKGDLQEKWQHRIAKSTQPMKERINLTFRMMREI from the coding sequence ATGAGACAGCTCAGTTTATTTGATACTGGAGAATTTTACAACTTTCCGCTTGATCTTCTGGAATTCAGAGAAAATTTTCTCACGCCCGAGGAAGCCAATCTTTTGCAGGCAATACTTCTTACAAAGAGTCCGTGGAAGCAGACAACTCAAACAATGTATGACAAAACTGTGCTTACTCCACGTCTTACAGCCTGGTATGGTGACGGCGAAAAAGCTTATAAATTGGGAGGAAGCGAATTTGAAGTCAACAGCTGGACGCCAGAACTTTTATCACTTAAAGAAAAGATTGAAGGCAAATTCGGATATGAATTCAATTCTGTTTTGCTCAATCTGTACCGTGATAATAATGATTCTGTGGCATGGCACCGCGATAAGGAGAAAAGGTATGGTGAGCGTCCCGTGATTGCTTCTATAAGTCTGGGAGAAACCAGAAAATTTGATTTCAGAAAATTAGATGATCACAGCACAAGATACAGTCTGCCTCTACCTCACGGTTCTTTACTGATTATGAAAGGTGATTTACAGGAAAAGTGGCAGCACAGAATTGCTAAATCAACTCAGCCGATGAAAGAAAGAATTAATCTGACTTTCAGGATGATGCGTGAAATTTAG
- a CDS encoding FAD/NAD(P)-binding protein produces MPNIDSKTVALIGGGPAALFFFKHITAKKITPKKIIIFEQNPHLGMGMPYGASGAGKEHVANISANEIPKLVTDIEEFIIKNDLGNFGDYTTTGKINRDQVVPRLILGKYLENQFKFLVKSAKNLGIEVEILLNTKVTDIQPVDEVSYKIVTSAEEKFSADVVVLSTGHQWIKSLEGQHVGWFDSPYPPSKFTQTTNFPVAVKGASLTAVDIIRTLSRLNGKFSSINEHQLEYTLNEDARDFKIDLYSLSGLLPALRFHSEDEAFSTDWKMSLKEIYEYKKTHGGFVDLDYVFNLNFKKVVEKKDPGFYSEIKDLTIEEFVEKMMKLRKELDSFELFKAEYTEAEKSIRRHQSITWKEALTSFSYAMNYPAKHFSAEDMLRLTKTLMPLISIVIAALPQSSYREIIALHDAKIISLSNVDAKSTVEPYKEEGAVYRFINGDGKQKELVYKMYVDATGQRAMNFNDLPFEGLKDQGAVASGYLNFKSSEKAAELMNDGEKMIKKGSNDNFYLQVKGLSINDNFQALDSYGKVKENLYIMSVAYIGGLNPDYSGLDFCDTAAEIIADSLAGDLI; encoded by the coding sequence ATGCCAAATATCGACTCTAAAACAGTAGCGCTCATTGGTGGCGGTCCTGCTGCACTTTTCTTCTTTAAACATATTACAGCAAAAAAAATTACTCCAAAAAAAATAATTATTTTTGAGCAAAATCCGCATTTAGGAATGGGCATGCCATACGGCGCTTCGGGTGCAGGGAAAGAGCATGTAGCCAACATTTCAGCTAATGAAATTCCCAAATTGGTGACGGATATTGAAGAGTTTATTATCAAAAATGATCTCGGAAACTTTGGCGATTACACCACAACGGGAAAAATCAACAGAGATCAGGTTGTACCCAGACTTATCTTGGGCAAATACCTTGAAAATCAGTTTAAATTTCTCGTAAAATCAGCCAAAAATTTAGGTATTGAGGTTGAAATCCTGCTGAATACAAAAGTAACAGACATCCAACCTGTTGACGAAGTTTCATACAAAATAGTTACGTCTGCTGAAGAAAAGTTTTCTGCCGATGTTGTCGTGCTCAGCACAGGCCATCAGTGGATTAAATCTCTGGAAGGACAACACGTTGGTTGGTTTGATTCTCCCTATCCACCTTCAAAATTCACGCAGACGACCAATTTCCCAGTTGCGGTGAAAGGTGCTTCGCTCACTGCCGTAGATATTATCAGAACGCTTTCAAGACTGAATGGGAAATTTTCATCCATCAATGAACATCAGCTTGAATACACATTAAATGAAGACGCAAGAGATTTCAAAATAGATCTTTATTCGTTAAGCGGATTATTGCCTGCCCTGCGTTTTCATTCTGAAGACGAAGCATTTTCCACAGATTGGAAGATGTCTCTGAAGGAAATTTATGAATACAAAAAGACACATGGCGGTTTTGTAGATCTTGATTATGTTTTCAATTTAAATTTTAAAAAAGTTGTAGAAAAAAAAGACCCTGGATTTTACAGTGAAATCAAAGATTTAACGATTGAAGAATTTGTAGAAAAAATGATGAAGCTTCGAAAAGAATTAGACAGCTTCGAACTCTTTAAGGCAGAATACACCGAAGCGGAAAAATCTATCCGAAGACATCAGTCGATCACATGGAAAGAAGCTTTAACATCCTTCAGCTACGCAATGAATTATCCGGCAAAACATTTTTCTGCAGAAGATATGCTTAGATTGACCAAAACGCTGATGCCGTTGATATCTATTGTAATTGCCGCACTCCCCCAGTCATCCTACCGTGAAATTATTGCCCTGCACGATGCTAAAATTATCAGCCTGAGCAATGTTGATGCAAAAAGTACAGTCGAGCCTTATAAGGAAGAAGGTGCAGTCTACCGGTTTATTAATGGTGACGGCAAACAGAAGGAATTAGTGTATAAAATGTATGTAGACGCCACCGGCCAGCGTGCAATGAATTTTAACGATCTTCCTTTCGAAGGTCTGAAAGATCAGGGTGCCGTTGCTTCCGGATATCTTAATTTTAAAAGCTCAGAGAAAGCTGCCGAACTGATGAACGATGGTGAAAAGATGATAAAAAAAGGCAGCAATGACAATTTTTATCTTCAGGTAAAAGGACTCAGCATTAATGATAATTTTCAGGCACTCGATTCTTACGGTAAGGTGAAAGAAAACCTCTACATCATGTCTGTCGCTTACATTGGAGGGCTTAATCCAGATTATTCGGGGCTGGACTTTTGTGACACTGCTGCAGAAATCATCGCAGATTCTTTAGCCGGTGATTTGATATAA
- a CDS encoding XRE family transcriptional regulator yields the protein MSVLSENIRFLRDRMKASQQKVADEISITRGRYSTYEEGRSEPPIELLIHLSKYFKVNIDLLITVDLKKYPVDDLVNLPNNRTLLPIKVDGAGENIIEIVPQKASMGYLSGYNDPDFVDSLQHLSLPFLRNGKFRAFPADGDSMPPYNDGTFIVGKYIEDRKDLKKGKTYIFITRDGIVYKRFSHQDDFGSFVSSDNTFYEPYEIKWEEVYEIWEFACSINTQELKIDNLEYREVRSMFEELRSEIRTLKRTT from the coding sequence ATGTCGGTTTTATCAGAGAATATCAGGTTTTTAAGAGACAGAATGAAGGCATCTCAGCAAAAGGTTGCTGATGAAATTTCCATTACACGTGGCAGATATTCCACTTATGAAGAGGGAAGATCGGAGCCTCCGATTGAACTTTTAATACACCTTTCAAAATATTTTAAAGTCAATATCGATCTTCTGATTACTGTTGATTTAAAAAAATATCCTGTCGATGATCTTGTGAATCTTCCAAACAACAGAACGTTGCTGCCGATAAAAGTTGACGGAGCCGGAGAAAATATAATTGAAATCGTTCCCCAGAAAGCAAGCATGGGCTACCTGAGTGGTTATAATGATCCTGATTTTGTAGACAGTCTGCAACATCTTTCACTACCTTTTTTGAGGAATGGGAAATTCAGAGCATTCCCTGCCGATGGAGATTCAATGCCCCCATACAACGACGGGACTTTTATCGTGGGGAAATACATAGAAGACAGGAAAGATTTAAAAAAAGGAAAAACCTATATTTTTATCACCAGAGACGGGATTGTTTACAAAAGATTTTCACATCAGGACGATTTTGGAAGTTTCGTGAGTTCAGACAACACTTTTTATGAACCCTACGAAATCAAGTGGGAAGAGGTTTACGAAATCTGGGAATTTGCATGCAGTATCAACACTCAGGAGCTGAAGATTGATAACCTTGAATACAGAGAGGTACGAAGCATGTTTGAAGAGTTGAGATCTGAAATCAGGACTTTGAAAAGAACGACTTAA
- the xth gene encoding exodeoxyribonuclease III: MKIATYNVNGINGRLPVLLRWLKESKPDVVCLQELKCPQEKFPIEEIEKAGYQAIWKGEKRWNGVAVLSKDHDIVEVQNTLPGDKDDLQSRYIEAIINKTVICCLYLPNGNPYPGEKFDYKLQWIKRFKRRTNQLIKMDLPAVLIGDFNIIPTENDVYKPERWKNDALFTTEVRKAYQDLLKKGWTDSLREIYPEETVYTFWDYMYESFHRNAGMRLDHILLSPYLKEKLKNAGVDKKVRSWEKSSDHAPVWIEID, encoded by the coding sequence ATGAAAATTGCAACATATAACGTCAATGGTATTAACGGACGGCTTCCAGTTCTGCTCCGTTGGCTGAAGGAATCTAAGCCGGATGTCGTTTGTCTTCAGGAGCTGAAATGCCCTCAGGAAAAATTTCCCATTGAAGAAATAGAAAAAGCAGGTTATCAGGCCATCTGGAAAGGCGAAAAGCGCTGGAACGGTGTCGCAGTTCTTTCAAAAGACCACGACATCGTTGAAGTTCAGAATACCTTGCCAGGCGATAAAGACGATCTTCAAAGCAGATATATTGAAGCAATTATCAACAAAACTGTAATCTGCTGTCTTTATTTACCCAACGGAAATCCGTATCCCGGAGAAAAATTTGATTATAAACTTCAGTGGATCAAACGTTTTAAAAGAAGAACAAATCAATTGATTAAAATGGATCTTCCGGCAGTTTTGATTGGTGATTTTAATATTATCCCAACAGAAAACGATGTTTACAAACCTGAAAGATGGAAAAACGATGCGCTCTTCACAACTGAAGTTAGAAAAGCCTATCAGGATCTGCTTAAAAAAGGCTGGACAGATTCTCTAAGAGAAATCTATCCTGAAGAGACAGTCTACACTTTTTGGGATTATATGTATGAATCTTTCCACAGAAATGCAGGAATGCGTCTTGACCATATTTTGCTCAGTCCATATTTAAAAGAAAAACTAAAAAATGCGGGAGTTGATAAAAAAGTGAGATCGTGGGAGAAAAGCAGCGATCACGCACCGGTCTGGATAGAAATCGACTGA
- a CDS encoding response regulator transcription factor, with amino-acid sequence MRKIYIVEDDDSIREILEIFLTSEDYDVQSFENVKEFEQRDKEEKPDLYLFDVMLPDGSGIDLCSEIKTSSENAEIPVLIMSAHAQLKHFADDCQPDGFISKPFDIDHLLLQIKEIIGTREHH; translated from the coding sequence ATGAGAAAAATTTACATCGTTGAAGATGATGATTCTATAAGAGAAATTCTGGAAATATTTCTTACTTCAGAAGACTATGATGTGCAATCGTTTGAAAATGTAAAAGAATTTGAGCAACGTGATAAGGAGGAAAAGCCTGATCTTTACCTCTTTGACGTTATGTTGCCCGATGGGTCTGGCATTGACCTTTGCAGCGAAATAAAAACCAGCAGTGAAAATGCGGAAATACCTGTTCTTATTATGAGTGCACATGCTCAGCTCAAACACTTTGCAGATGACTGCCAACCTGATGGTTTTATCTCTAAACCTTTCGATATTGATCACCTCTTACTCCAGATCAAAGAAATTATAGGCACCAGAGAACACCATTAA
- a CDS encoding response regulator has protein sequence MDRENRKIMICDDDQGILDVLEMLLEPEGFEVSKEIDSTLLLEKVKAERPDLLLLDLWMPVLSGYDLIKKIRSDREVKNLPIIVLSASRNEKDIALETGANHFMAKPFDIEEIILLVNESLGN, from the coding sequence ATGGATAGAGAAAACAGGAAAATTATGATCTGTGACGATGATCAGGGGATTTTAGATGTATTGGAAATGTTGCTGGAACCGGAAGGATTTGAGGTTTCAAAAGAGATAGACAGCACGCTGCTTTTGGAAAAAGTAAAGGCAGAACGTCCCGATCTTCTTCTTTTGGATTTATGGATGCCCGTGCTTTCCGGATATGATTTAATTAAAAAAATACGATCTGACCGTGAGGTGAAAAATCTACCGATTATAGTGCTGTCAGCAAGCCGTAATGAAAAAGATATTGCTTTGGAAACAGGAGCAAATCATTTTATGGCAAAGCCTTTTGATATTGAAGAAATCATATTACTTGTAAATGAATCTCTTGGAAATTAA
- a CDS encoding AsmA family protein, producing MKNKTLPSSQRRRKWLISIAAVIVALAVLFPFALEYYLEKKLPSLISSKTPYTVKLADFKLNLFKGNISILKVDISTKNPSDKNITQINGNAEKIEITDLGIVAAAFKKSYKADKVFLTNSDITMRIAAPAKEEKKERKPLDLHVNSLEIKNVSANVSDSKGKPVFKGKNIHINIQDIKQSESSSKIPLAFSKINIDASDVKIGINEFYEIDADKISTDNKILTLNAFRLKPLQDPSQYNAKNVFDFAAEQFVARDFNVSQDSLIVSQVSFLKPDLKVMSTGKNIVEKNKNPKEVEMKIGMKNISFQNGKIAVIQANKEKTASVDNFNFKLSDIVFDKNTVKEKIPFRFTNHDIEAENIYFKTDPLQAIKVSKITSKNADITVDDFKMIALGKSAVKDVFSVSTKQLKILKNTSKFNGQKLSLNFAGIEIIQPEIEIISAVKKPQAKSKKNTVPEFLAQVGYINIINGKIKQSSNSKEKLSVGKFDIKLKTVKADANTLMGSLPFTTASHYVKAEKVNLDAGKYYSLKADEIVNSGKKTDITNIQYLPKYSRQAFSKVIAKETDLYTLKAKKISISDRATSFGKDGIIDIEKIFIDGLNCNIYHDLAPPDDIAVRYLFSKKLRDMKMPMFVKNVVLKNSELVYEEDADNSNIPGKILFNNFNADISNVNNGKIKGRPTVISTNAEFDFYDNAHTNVTWKFDVLDRVDKFTIKGNIQKLSAENVNLFVRPYLNVTLDGNIDYLKFDYYGDSQGIAGRFYFKYNDMYVNLLNKKGKERKLLTTLANWFVKNESTGEPDHVVIEKKREPERSFFSMLWQGIMEGLKKYVI from the coding sequence ATGAAAAATAAAACCCTACCCTCTTCTCAGCGTCGACGCAAGTGGCTTATATCCATTGCCGCCGTAATTGTAGCGTTAGCTGTACTTTTCCCGTTTGCTTTAGAGTATTATCTGGAAAAAAAGCTTCCCTCGCTCATCAGCAGTAAAACTCCCTACACAGTAAAATTAGCCGATTTTAAACTGAATCTTTTTAAAGGCAATATCTCTATACTGAAAGTTGATATTTCTACTAAAAACCCTTCAGATAAAAACATTACCCAGATTAATGGCAATGCAGAAAAAATTGAAATTACAGATCTTGGCATTGTAGCGGCAGCATTTAAAAAATCTTATAAAGCAGACAAAGTTTTTCTCACAAATTCTGATATTACAATGAGAATTGCAGCTCCGGCAAAAGAGGAGAAAAAAGAGAGAAAACCTTTAGATCTGCACGTCAATTCTCTGGAAATTAAGAATGTAAGTGCGAACGTATCTGATTCAAAGGGAAAACCTGTATTTAAAGGCAAAAATATCCATATTAATATCCAGGATATTAAACAGAGCGAGAGCTCATCTAAAATTCCTCTGGCTTTTTCAAAGATTAATATTGATGCGTCTGATGTGAAAATTGGCATCAACGAATTTTATGAAATTGATGCCGACAAAATCAGTACAGACAATAAAATTTTAACTTTAAATGCTTTTAGATTGAAGCCTTTACAGGATCCATCCCAATACAATGCAAAAAATGTATTTGATTTTGCAGCTGAACAGTTCGTTGCCAGAGATTTCAATGTAAGCCAGGACTCACTTATTGTTTCTCAGGTATCTTTTTTAAAACCCGACCTAAAAGTAATGTCGACTGGTAAAAATATTGTCGAAAAAAACAAAAATCCGAAAGAAGTTGAAATGAAAATCGGAATGAAAAATATCAGCTTTCAAAATGGAAAAATTGCTGTAATACAGGCTAACAAAGAGAAAACTGCTTCGGTAGACAATTTTAATTTTAAACTCAGTGACATTGTTTTTGATAAAAATACTGTGAAAGAGAAAATTCCGTTCAGATTTACCAACCATGATATTGAGGCGGAAAATATTTATTTTAAAACAGATCCGCTACAGGCGATAAAAGTATCTAAAATAACATCAAAAAACGCAGATATCACTGTTGATGATTTTAAAATGATTGCTTTGGGCAAAAGCGCTGTGAAAGATGTATTTTCTGTGTCAACAAAACAGCTTAAAATCCTAAAAAACACCAGCAAATTTAACGGTCAGAAACTTAGTTTGAATTTCGCCGGAATTGAGATTATTCAGCCTGAAATTGAAATCATTTCAGCAGTAAAAAAGCCACAGGCAAAATCAAAAAAAAACACTGTTCCTGAATTTTTGGCTCAAGTAGGATACATCAATATCATTAATGGTAAAATAAAACAGTCTTCAAATTCTAAAGAAAAACTGTCTGTAGGCAAATTTGACATCAAATTGAAGACCGTAAAAGCAGATGCCAACACTCTGATGGGTTCTTTGCCATTCACAACTGCGAGTCACTACGTCAAAGCGGAAAAAGTAAATCTGGATGCAGGAAAATACTACAGTTTGAAAGCAGATGAAATAGTGAATTCAGGAAAGAAAACAGATATTACCAATATTCAGTATTTACCAAAATATTCCAGACAGGCTTTCAGCAAAGTGATTGCAAAGGAAACAGACTTGTATACGTTGAAAGCAAAGAAAATTTCAATTTCTGATAGAGCTACTTCGTTTGGCAAAGACGGAATTATTGATATTGAAAAAATTTTCATTGACGGTCTTAACTGTAATATTTACCACGATCTTGCCCCGCCAGATGACATTGCCGTGAGATATCTTTTCAGCAAAAAACTGCGCGATATGAAGATGCCGATGTTTGTGAAAAATGTTGTTTTGAAAAATTCTGAACTTGTATATGAAGAAGATGCTGACAACAGCAATATTCCCGGAAAAATTCTCTTCAATAATTTTAATGCAGATATTTCCAATGTAAATAACGGTAAAATTAAAGGCAGACCCACTGTAATCAGCACTAATGCTGAGTTTGATTTTTATGACAATGCGCACACCAACGTCACCTGGAAATTTGATGTATTGGACAGAGTCGATAAATTTACCATCAAAGGAAATATCCAGAAGCTTTCCGCTGAAAATGTAAATCTCTTTGTACGGCCTTATCTCAATGTAACGCTTGATGGCAATATTGATTATCTGAAATTTGACTATTACGGCGATTCTCAGGGAATTGCTGGCAGATTCTATTTTAAATACAACGATATGTATGTAAATCTGCTTAATAAAAAAGGGAAAGAGCGAAAACTCCTCACAACTTTAGCAAACTGGTTTGTCAAAAACGAATCTACCGGTGAACCAGATCATGTTGTGATTGAGAAAAAACGTGAGCCAGAACGCAGTTTTTTCAGCATGTTGTGGCAGGGAATCATGGAAGGTCTCAAGAAATATGTGATTTAA
- a CDS encoding PIG-L family deacetylase, whose amino-acid sequence MFNKVFVVFSLGFSVVFCSAQQVRPSKSSEIYRDLKTLKNIPKVLYLAAHPDDENTGLLSWLINDKNVETAYLSLTRGDGGQNLLGTEQGAVLGLIRTHELLEARKLDGAQQFFTRAIDFGFSKNTTDTFKQWDENIITADVVWVIRNFRPDVIICRFPPTAAAGHGQHAASAVLAEKAFKLAGDKNAFPDQLKYVNVWQPKRVLWNTFRFGNNNTTAENQMKITVGQYDAQLGMGYGELAGLSRSLHKSQGAGTRSVAGIKTEYFSHVAGEPAKASLFDGVVKSWTAKGNADIDQSLDKIISAFNFNQPDLSLPALLALRKKVMALKDSALKKDKIKSLDQIILSCAGFMGEVVTNQAEAVAGENYNFNLNLISRAKNPVVLENVKWLNRQEHLNRKLSKDSLITIDHTIHIPDDAALTEPYWLAKPAKDAATFYVPDETLVGLPEADSPLNVLLDLKIGSEKFEVKLPLSFKKLDPVRGDVVESLRIIPALELKFAQPLYLIKENEDLHLSLNFKVNSSKQFNNGKVNLMYNGERVGGGDLKSINGKDFTVDYIIPKAKLASIKSNQLQLEADFVADGFTYNKKQVLIQYPHLPSLQYFAPATVAVMKGDIQMKVKKVGYVQGAGDFMPEFLRIAGIQVDVLKDEDFYGNPDESAGNSSLNRLSQYDAIVFGVRANNTEKKLGRWMPFLWSYVKTGGNLVMQYNTNQDTTVDQLGMYNFSIANKRVTEENAEVKFLNPNHQLLNFPNKITADDFKGWVQERGAYFPVQWDKAYEPLFEMHDTGEEPLQGSTLYAKYGKGNFIYTPLAFFRQLPAGNVGAARLFLNFLSAQKN is encoded by the coding sequence ATGTTCAACAAAGTATTCGTCGTATTTTCACTTGGCTTTTCTGTGGTTTTTTGTTCGGCCCAACAGGTGCGGCCTTCAAAATCATCTGAAATTTACCGCGACCTCAAAACCCTCAAAAATATTCCTAAAGTTTTATATCTGGCGGCTCATCCCGATGATGAAAATACAGGCTTGCTGTCATGGCTGATCAACGACAAGAATGTGGAAACCGCCTATCTGTCTTTGACGCGGGGAGATGGCGGTCAAAATCTATTAGGAACGGAACAAGGTGCGGTATTAGGTTTAATACGAACGCATGAACTTCTGGAGGCACGGAAATTGGACGGTGCACAACAGTTTTTTACCCGCGCAATAGATTTTGGTTTTTCTAAAAATACAACAGATACTTTTAAACAATGGGATGAAAATATTATTACAGCCGATGTCGTTTGGGTAATCCGCAACTTCCGTCCTGATGTAATTATTTGCAGATTTCCGCCAACGGCGGCGGCAGGTCATGGTCAACATGCGGCTTCAGCTGTGCTTGCTGAGAAGGCTTTTAAGCTGGCAGGCGATAAAAATGCTTTTCCAGACCAGCTAAAATATGTAAATGTGTGGCAGCCAAAACGCGTTTTGTGGAACACTTTCCGATTTGGAAACAACAATACAACAGCTGAAAATCAAATGAAAATCACGGTTGGGCAATACGATGCTCAGCTGGGAATGGGCTATGGTGAACTGGCGGGATTAAGCAGAAGTTTGCATAAAAGTCAGGGTGCCGGAACACGCTCTGTAGCAGGCATCAAAACTGAATATTTTTCCCACGTTGCTGGCGAGCCTGCCAAAGCCTCACTTTTTGATGGTGTTGTGAAAAGCTGGACAGCAAAAGGCAATGCTGATATCGACCAGTCTTTAGATAAGATTATTTCAGCTTTCAATTTCAATCAACCTGATTTGAGTTTGCCCGCTTTGCTTGCTCTGCGAAAAAAGGTGATGGCTCTAAAAGATTCAGCATTGAAAAAGGATAAAATCAAATCTTTGGACCAAATTATTTTAAGCTGTGCGGGCTTCATGGGCGAAGTTGTGACCAATCAGGCTGAAGCTGTGGCCGGAGAGAACTACAATTTTAATCTGAATCTGATTTCACGCGCCAAAAACCCTGTTGTTTTGGAAAATGTAAAATGGCTGAACAGACAGGAGCATCTCAACAGAAAACTGTCGAAAGATTCTTTAATTACCATTGACCATACCATTCACATTCCTGATGATGCAGCACTTACAGAACCGTACTGGTTGGCAAAGCCAGCAAAGGATGCAGCAACATTTTATGTTCCAGACGAAACTTTAGTCGGTTTACCTGAAGCGGATTCACCATTAAATGTCTTGCTTGATTTAAAAATTGGTTCTGAAAAATTTGAGGTTAAACTTCCTCTATCTTTCAAAAAATTAGATCCGGTACGTGGTGATGTGGTTGAATCTTTAAGAATTATTCCAGCCTTAGAACTGAAATTTGCACAACCTCTTTATTTAATTAAAGAAAATGAAGATTTACATTTGAGTTTAAATTTTAAGGTTAATTCCAGCAAACAATTCAATAATGGAAAAGTAAATCTGATGTATAACGGAGAAAGAGTAGGCGGCGGGGATTTAAAATCAATTAATGGGAAAGATTTTACAGTCGATTACATCATTCCAAAAGCTAAATTGGCCTCCATAAAATCAAATCAGTTACAATTGGAAGCTGATTTTGTTGCAGATGGATTCACTTACAATAAAAAACAGGTATTAATTCAGTATCCGCATTTGCCCTCTCTCCAATATTTTGCGCCTGCGACAGTTGCTGTGATGAAAGGTGATATTCAGATGAAAGTTAAAAAAGTGGGTTATGTTCAGGGTGCTGGCGATTTTATGCCTGAGTTCCTGAGAATTGCAGGTATTCAGGTAGATGTACTGAAAGATGAAGATTTTTATGGAAATCCTGATGAATCAGCCGGAAACAGCAGTTTAAACAGACTTTCGCAATATGATGCTATTGTTTTTGGTGTTCGTGCCAACAATACAGAGAAAAAACTGGGTCGCTGGATGCCATTTTTATGGTCTTATGTAAAAACAGGAGGTAATTTGGTGATGCAGTACAACACCAATCAGGATACGACTGTCGACCAGTTAGGAATGTATAATTTTAGCATTGCCAACAAAAGAGTTACTGAAGAAAATGCTGAGGTAAAATTTTTAAATCCAAATCATCAGTTACTGAATTTTCCAAACAAAATTACGGCTGATGATTTTAAAGGTTGGGTACAGGAACGCGGTGCTTATTTTCCTGTTCAATGGGATAAGGCGTACGAACCGCTTTTTGAAATGCACGATACGGGTGAAGAGCCCCTGCAGGGGTCAACTTTGTATGCTAAATACGGGAAAGGTAATTTCATTTACACGCCGTTAGCGTTTTTCAGACAGCTGCCTGCGGGAAATGTGGGAGCTGCAAGATTATTTTTAAACTTTTTATCTGCACAGAAAAACTGA